From a region of the Halolamina sp. CBA1230 genome:
- a CDS encoding UPF0175 family protein, with amino-acid sequence MATDRRRNAVEDKQELATTIGLYVLGEISLGKAAERTGVTRWEMEEILQEAGVELQLGPQSMDELEDEVDVALDLE; translated from the coding sequence ATGGCTACTGATCGCCGCCGTAACGCCGTCGAGGACAAACAGGAGCTCGCGACCACGATCGGGCTCTACGTCCTCGGCGAGATCTCGCTCGGCAAGGCCGCCGAGCGCACCGGTGTCACTCGCTGGGAAATGGAGGAAATCCTCCAAGAAGCCGGTGTTGAGCTGCAGCTCGGCCCGCAATCCATGGACGAACTCGAAGATGAGGTCGACGTGGCGCTCGATCTTGAATGA